A window of Flavobacterium flavigenum contains these coding sequences:
- a CDS encoding NUDIX hydrolase: protein MYKVFVNDKPLFLTNEISKETNFQLFLLESIDIEQLIVKIFQNKIQKAYLYHPDEKEIMKTLKAKIPVNKAGGGFVYNKKGEVLFIFRNGKWDLPKGGTEKGEEIEQTAMREVEEETGVNQLRITNKLQKTYHVFKRNGKYKLKITHWFEMYSDFEGTPQGQLEEGIEKVAWLNPEQIKEALKNSYENIKLLFEEEGKPIFKIPDSN from the coding sequence ATGTATAAAGTTTTTGTGAACGACAAACCACTTTTTTTGACAAATGAAATCTCAAAAGAGACTAATTTTCAATTGTTCCTGTTGGAGAGTATTGATATAGAGCAGCTTATTGTGAAAATATTTCAAAATAAAATTCAAAAGGCCTATTTATACCATCCCGACGAGAAGGAAATAATGAAGACGCTAAAAGCCAAAATACCTGTAAATAAAGCCGGAGGAGGTTTTGTTTATAATAAAAAAGGTGAAGTTTTGTTTATTTTTAGAAACGGAAAATGGGACTTGCCAAAGGGTGGGACCGAAAAAGGAGAGGAGATTGAACAAACTGCTATGCGCGAAGTTGAGGAAGAAACAGGAGTTAATCAACTCCGAATTACAAATAAACTCCAAAAAACCTATCATGTTTTTAAACGCAACGGAAAATATAAATTAAAAATCACACATTGGTTTGAGATGTACTCTGATTTTGAAGGAACACCTCAAGGGCAACTAGAAGAGGGTATCGAAAAAGTAGCGTGGCTAAATCCGGAACAAATCAAAGAAGCGCTTAAAAATTCTTATGAAAACATTAAATTATTGTTTGAAGAGGAAGGAAAACCAATTTTTAAAATTCCAGACTCTAATTAA
- a CDS encoding DEAD/DEAH box helicase, with protein sequence MNKKQHPVNILSNLGIENLNEMQEMAQDAILNENNVLLLSPTGSGKTLAFLLPVLELLQHEILSVQCLILVPSRELGLQIEQVWKKMGTSYKVNICYGGHSIDTEIKNLSNPPAVLIGTPGRIADHIDRETFRTDKIQTLILDEFDKSLQLGFHEQMSFIIGRLPKVNKRVLVSATSDIEIPKYTRVVNPTILDFIPEEEEKANLSLKMVVSPLKDKLESLFNLICSLKSQSAIIFCNHRDAAERISDTLNEKGIYSVYYHGGMDQEERERALIQFRNGSMSYLITTDLAARGLDIPEMKHVIHYHLPLKEDEFTHRNGRTARMQASGTAYIIMHESEKKMDYIDYGIEILNVENAAVLPKPPEFQTVYISGGKKTKLNKFDIVGFFLQKGKLEKDDLGLIEVKDFVSFAAVNYNKVKDLIKNVKDEKMKGKKFKIEVARKVVKKEEGR encoded by the coding sequence ATGAATAAAAAACAACATCCAGTCAATATACTTTCGAATTTAGGAATTGAGAACCTGAATGAAATGCAGGAAATGGCACAAGATGCTATTTTAAATGAAAACAATGTTTTATTGCTTTCCCCAACAGGTTCGGGAAAAACATTAGCCTTTCTGCTTCCGGTTTTGGAATTATTACAGCACGAAATTTTATCAGTTCAATGTTTAATTTTGGTTCCGTCCCGTGAACTTGGATTACAAATTGAGCAAGTCTGGAAAAAAATGGGTACCAGTTATAAAGTAAATATTTGCTATGGCGGACATTCGATTGATACAGAAATTAAAAACTTAAGCAATCCGCCTGCTGTTTTAATTGGAACTCCTGGGAGAATAGCAGATCATATTGACAGAGAAACTTTTCGCACAGATAAAATTCAGACTCTAATTCTGGATGAATTCGATAAGTCACTGCAATTGGGTTTTCATGAGCAAATGTCTTTTATTATTGGAAGATTACCAAAAGTGAATAAAAGAGTTTTAGTTTCTGCAACTTCAGATATTGAAATTCCGAAATACACCAGAGTAGTAAATCCAACCATTTTAGATTTTATTCCGGAAGAAGAGGAAAAAGCAAATCTTTCGTTGAAAATGGTAGTTTCGCCTCTTAAAGATAAATTAGAAAGCTTATTTAATTTGATTTGTTCCTTAAAATCACAGTCGGCTATTATATTTTGTAATCATCGCGATGCTGCCGAACGTATTAGTGATACTTTAAATGAAAAAGGGATTTATTCAGTTTACTATCACGGTGGTATGGATCAGGAGGAACGGGAACGTGCTTTAATTCAGTTTAGAAACGGAAGCATGAGTTATTTAATTACTACCGATTTAGCCGCTCGTGGGCTGGATATTCCGGAGATGAAACACGTCATTCATTATCATTTGCCTTTAAAAGAAGATGAATTTACCCATCGTAATGGTCGTACCGCACGTATGCAGGCTTCAGGAACAGCTTACATTATTATGCACGAAAGTGAGAAAAAAATGGATTATATTGATTATGGAATCGAAATCCTCAATGTAGAAAATGCTGCTGTTCTGCCAAAACCTCCTGAATTTCAAACTGTTTATATCAGTGGAGGAAAAAAAACAAAACTGAATAAGTTTGATATCGTCGGTTTCTTTTTGCAAAAAGGAAAACTGGAAAAAGATGATTTGGGTTTAATTGAAGTGAAAGATTTCGTTTCGTTTGCAGCTGTAAATTATAACAAAGTGAAAGATTTAATTAAAAATGTAAAAGATGAGAAGATGAAAGGAAAGAAATTTAAAATTGAGGTTGCGAGAAAAGTTGTAAAAAAAGAAGAGGGCAGATAA
- a CDS encoding DUF421 domain-containing protein codes for MHFPYLDIILRSAAVYFFMTIAIRIFGKKELSQLNTADIILILLISNSVQNAMVGTDTSLWGGLVAALVLFVINFIIKKLTHKYKLIGDLLLDKPEVLIHDGKLDFTTLSKLDISNDELKEAMREHGLEHFNDVKLCMLEIDGTISVISEDKKHLKQTHYKRKHNHKNFRK; via the coding sequence ATGCATTTCCCTTATTTAGACATCATTTTAAGAAGTGCTGCCGTCTATTTTTTTATGACAATTGCTATACGAATATTCGGCAAAAAAGAGCTATCCCAATTAAACACTGCTGACATTATTCTGATTTTACTAATTAGTAATTCCGTTCAAAACGCAATGGTAGGCACAGACACCAGTCTTTGGGGAGGTTTGGTAGCTGCTTTGGTCTTGTTTGTAATCAACTTTATAATTAAAAAATTGACACACAAATACAAGCTTATTGGCGATTTACTTCTAGATAAGCCCGAAGTATTGATTCATGATGGAAAACTTGATTTTACAACTTTAAGTAAATTAGACATTTCCAACGATGAATTAAAAGAAGCAATGCGAGAACATGGCTTAGAACACTTTAATGACGTTAAACTGTGCATGCTTGAAATTGACGGTACAATTAGTGTGATTTCTGAAGACAAAAAACACTTGAAACAAACCCATTACAAGCGAAAACACAATCATAAGAATTTTAGAAAATAA
- the rimK gene encoding 30S ribosomal protein S6--L-glutamate ligase, translating to MLQNKVILGSEEWCAFPELGIPTIKARVDSGAKTSAMHAINIAPFIKNDANWVKFDINPIQNNIKTVIHCEAPLIDKRIVKSSSGFREHRYVIQTSIKLGEIKWPIEMTLTNRDSMGFRMLLGREAMSGRVLVDPEEKYMLGQPSTETLKELYQNSEKASSGLRIGLLASNPELYSNKRIMEAGEMRGHEMHFLNIKECYMKLDAKTPEIHYRGGKILNQFDAIIPRIRPSITFYGCALTRQFEALKVFVLNSATAITQSRDKLYSLQLLLNSGIDIPTTGFANSPLDTDNLIKMVGGSPLIVKLLEGTQGKGVVLAETKKAAESVINAFKSLNANILVQEFIKEANGKDIRCFVIDGKVVAAIQREAMPGEFRANIHLGGTASVIKVTAEEKKIAIKAAKAMDLKVAGVDIIRSSKGPLLLEVNSSPGLEGIEGATNKDVAGEMIKAIEKNFKLS from the coding sequence ATGCTTCAAAACAAAGTCATTTTAGGCAGTGAAGAATGGTGCGCATTTCCTGAACTGGGAATCCCTACAATTAAGGCTCGTGTGGATTCAGGCGCAAAAACTTCGGCAATGCATGCCATCAATATAGCTCCATTTATAAAAAATGATGCCAATTGGGTAAAATTCGATATTAATCCAATTCAGAATAACATTAAAACCGTAATCCATTGTGAAGCTCCTTTGATTGATAAAAGAATTGTAAAAAGTTCAAGCGGTTTCAGGGAACATCGTTATGTAATTCAGACCAGCATTAAACTTGGCGAAATAAAATGGCCAATCGAAATGACACTGACCAATCGGGATTCTATGGGATTTCGTATGCTTTTGGGACGTGAAGCAATGAGCGGACGCGTATTAGTCGACCCTGAAGAAAAATACATGCTGGGACAACCTTCTACTGAAACGTTAAAAGAACTTTATCAAAATTCTGAAAAGGCAAGTTCCGGATTACGAATTGGGCTTTTAGCAAGCAATCCCGAATTATACAGCAACAAAAGAATTATGGAAGCCGGCGAAATGCGTGGCCATGAAATGCATTTTTTAAACATCAAAGAATGCTATATGAAACTGGATGCTAAAACTCCCGAAATCCATTATCGTGGTGGAAAAATACTAAACCAGTTTGACGCTATTATTCCGAGAATTCGTCCAAGTATTACTTTTTATGGCTGTGCCCTGACCCGTCAATTCGAAGCTTTGAAAGTATTTGTTTTAAATTCGGCTACAGCCATAACACAGTCACGAGATAAATTGTACTCGCTGCAACTGCTTTTAAATAGCGGTATTGATATTCCAACGACTGGTTTTGCAAATTCTCCTTTAGACACTGACAATTTAATTAAAATGGTTGGAGGCTCTCCTTTAATTGTAAAATTACTAGAAGGAACGCAAGGAAAAGGCGTTGTTTTGGCCGAAACCAAAAAAGCTGCAGAAAGCGTAATAAATGCCTTTAAAAGTCTAAACGCAAATATTTTAGTCCAGGAATTCATTAAAGAAGCTAACGGAAAAGACATTCGCTGTTTTGTGATTGATGGCAAAGTAGTCGCAGCCATTCAGCGCGAGGCTATGCCAGGCGAATTTAGAGCTAATATTCATTTGGGCGGAACTGCATCAGTAATAAAAGTAACTGCTGAAGAAAAAAAGATCGCGATTAAAGCCGCAAAAGCAATGGATTTAAAAGTAGCTGGTGTTGACATCATTCGTTCATCTAAAGGACCTCTATTGCTTGAAGTAAATTCTTCTCCAGGACTTGAAGGAATTGAAGGCGCTACAAATAAAGATGTTGCCGGGGAAATGATCAAAGCAATAGAAAAGAATTTTAAATTAAGTTAA